A single window of Actinoallomurus bryophytorum DNA harbors:
- a CDS encoding dipeptide/oligopeptide/nickel ABC transporter permease/ATP-binding protein: MASRLRSRWAGVLRTPVGAAAAALLAAVLLLALLAPLLWSARANAVHTDLITRGSSAAHWMGTDNLGRDIFFRVLVATRLSVELALLATVIGVVAGLLLGTASLSLGARAGRLVTAVVNIAVAFPGLLLALFFAVIFGTGTKGAVLAIGLAIAPGFARLTQTLVATTSGRDFVAAARVAGVGRFRLLVRHVLPNIGEPLVVNATIAAGGALLAFAGLSFLGIGVRAPDYDWGRLLGEGLSGIYVHPGGALAPGVAVVVAGLAFNLFGEAIAKGIGQRTAVERRVRPTAAGPAVAPTRPVAAGEDPVLVVEGLRVAFPGPYGPVTPVRGVDLALRRGEAAGIVGESGAGKSLTALAIAQLIEEPGQVHADRLEFLGEDLLGASARTKRHLLGTSLAMVFQDPMTSFNPARRIGRQLAEVAEQHQGMNRAQALARAVDRLRAVRVPAPERRVRQFPHEFSGGMRQRAMISMGLMGTPALIVADEPTTALDVTVQRQVLRLLESIRATDDVALLLISHDITVVGQACDRVLVMYAGRIVEDLPAADLRTHARHPYTRALLAAVPDMDTDRDRPLAVIPGRPPDPARPPGGCAFAPRCAFSDESCTEADPALVDDGEGRWVACWHADLTTAAAGERP, translated from the coding sequence ATGGCGTCACGTCTCAGGTCGAGATGGGCCGGTGTGCTGCGGACCCCGGTCGGGGCAGCCGCGGCGGCGCTGCTGGCCGCGGTCCTCCTGCTGGCCCTGCTGGCGCCGCTGCTGTGGTCCGCGCGGGCGAACGCGGTGCACACCGACCTGATCACGCGCGGCTCGTCGGCGGCGCACTGGATGGGCACGGACAACCTCGGGCGGGACATCTTCTTCCGTGTGCTGGTCGCGACGCGGCTCTCGGTGGAGCTGGCCCTGCTGGCGACCGTGATCGGCGTGGTGGCCGGCCTGCTGCTGGGAACGGCGTCCCTCTCACTCGGAGCACGCGCCGGCCGGTTGGTGACGGCGGTGGTGAACATCGCGGTGGCGTTCCCAGGACTGCTGCTGGCGCTCTTCTTCGCCGTGATCTTCGGCACCGGGACCAAGGGTGCGGTCCTGGCGATCGGCCTGGCGATCGCGCCGGGATTCGCCCGCCTGACCCAGACGCTCGTGGCCACGACCTCCGGACGTGACTTCGTCGCCGCGGCCCGCGTCGCCGGCGTGGGCCGGTTCCGCCTGCTCGTCCGGCACGTCCTTCCCAACATCGGCGAGCCTTTGGTCGTCAACGCGACGATCGCGGCCGGCGGCGCACTGCTCGCCTTCGCGGGACTGTCGTTCCTCGGCATCGGGGTGCGGGCTCCGGACTACGACTGGGGGCGGCTGCTCGGGGAGGGGCTGAGCGGCATCTACGTCCATCCGGGCGGGGCGCTGGCCCCAGGGGTCGCCGTCGTGGTGGCCGGCCTGGCGTTCAACCTGTTCGGTGAGGCGATCGCCAAGGGCATCGGGCAGCGCACCGCCGTCGAGCGCCGCGTGCGTCCGACGGCGGCGGGGCCGGCCGTGGCGCCCACCCGGCCGGTGGCGGCGGGTGAGGATCCGGTGCTCGTGGTCGAGGGCCTGCGGGTCGCCTTCCCGGGCCCGTACGGTCCCGTCACACCGGTACGCGGCGTCGACCTCGCGCTTCGACGCGGCGAGGCAGCCGGGATCGTCGGGGAGTCCGGGGCCGGCAAGAGCCTCACCGCCCTGGCGATCGCCCAGCTGATCGAGGAACCGGGCCAGGTCCACGCCGACCGGCTGGAGTTCCTGGGCGAGGACCTGCTCGGCGCCTCCGCCCGTACCAAGCGGCACCTGCTCGGCACCTCCCTCGCCATGGTGTTCCAGGACCCGATGACGTCGTTCAACCCGGCCAGGCGGATCGGCCGCCAGCTCGCCGAGGTGGCCGAGCAGCACCAGGGCATGAACCGCGCGCAGGCCCTGGCGCGCGCGGTCGACCGGCTGCGCGCCGTCCGTGTCCCGGCGCCCGAACGGCGGGTCCGGCAGTTCCCGCATGAGTTCTCCGGTGGCATGCGTCAGCGCGCGATGATCAGCATGGGTCTCATGGGCACCCCGGCCCTCATCGTGGCCGACGAGCCGACCACGGCGCTGGACGTGACCGTGCAGCGGCAGGTGCTGCGCCTGCTGGAGTCCATCCGGGCCACCGACGACGTCGCGCTGCTGCTCATCAGCCACGACATCACGGTCGTCGGGCAGGCGTGCGATCGGGTCCTGGTGATGTACGCGGGGCGGATCGTCGAGGATCTGCCCGCCGCGGACCTGCGGACCCACGCCCGCCACCCCTACACGCGCGCCCTCCTCGCCGCCGTACCGGACATGGACACGGACCGCGACCGGCCGCTGGCCGTCATCCCGGGCCGGCCACCCGACCCGGCGCGGCCACCGGGGGGCTGCGCGTTCGCACCGCGCTGTGCCTTCTCCGACGAGTCGTGCACCGAGGCCGACCCCGCGCTCGTCGACGACGGCGAGGGCCGGTGGGTCGCGTGCTGGCATGCGGACCTCACCACCGCGGCGGCAGGTGAGCGGCCGTGA
- a CDS encoding ABC transporter permease, producing MTNAAVDARTFPGLDGAWARFALRRLGRLLVSVWVLVTAAFLMIHLIPGDPVRAALGTTAPASLVAARRAALGLNDPLPVQYAHYLRELFQGRLGTSMTSGLPVSQVIGDRLPATLEVAVLAFALAALISVPLGLTMAALTRGGRRRPTELAFTSTSVVLAAIPEFLLAVGLVYVFGVHLGWVPVAGRAGPASYILPVVSLAVGPAAVLARIVRVETLSVLQADYIRTARAKRLPDRLIYLRHALPNALTATITIGGLLLSAMVAGTVLVENVFAWPGLGSTIIQSIQAKDYPVVQGIVLVYGAGVLLVNLAVDVTLALLDPRSTIRES from the coding sequence GTGACGAACGCCGCCGTCGACGCCCGTACGTTCCCGGGCCTGGACGGTGCCTGGGCGCGGTTCGCCCTGCGCCGGCTCGGGCGCCTGCTGGTCTCCGTGTGGGTGCTGGTGACCGCGGCCTTCCTGATGATCCATCTGATTCCGGGTGATCCGGTACGCGCTGCGCTGGGCACGACGGCGCCGGCGAGTCTCGTGGCGGCGCGCCGTGCCGCGCTGGGCCTGAACGATCCGCTGCCGGTGCAGTACGCCCACTACCTGCGCGAGCTGTTCCAGGGGAGGCTGGGGACGTCGATGACCTCCGGCCTCCCCGTGTCGCAGGTGATCGGCGACCGGCTCCCGGCGACGCTGGAGGTCGCCGTGCTCGCGTTCGCGCTGGCGGCCCTCATCTCGGTCCCGCTGGGGCTGACGATGGCGGCGCTGACCCGCGGCGGCCGGCGCAGGCCGACCGAGCTAGCGTTCACCTCCACCAGCGTCGTGCTCGCGGCGATCCCGGAGTTCCTGCTGGCCGTCGGCCTGGTGTACGTGTTCGGGGTGCACCTGGGCTGGGTGCCGGTCGCGGGCCGGGCCGGCCCTGCCTCCTACATCCTGCCGGTCGTCTCCCTCGCGGTCGGCCCGGCCGCCGTGCTCGCGCGGATCGTCCGGGTGGAGACGCTCTCGGTGCTGCAGGCCGACTACATCCGCACCGCGCGGGCCAAGCGGCTGCCCGACCGGCTGATCTACCTGCGCCATGCCCTGCCCAACGCACTGACGGCGACGATCACGATCGGCGGGCTGCTGCTGAGCGCGATGGTCGCCGGAACGGTCCTGGTCGAGAACGTGTTCGCGTGGCCGGGGCTGGGCAGCACGATCATCCAGTCGATCCAGGCGAAGGACTATCCGGTCGTCCAGGGCATCGTGCTCGTCTACGGTGCCGGCGTGCTCCTGGTCAACCTCGCGGTCGACGTCACGCTCGCGCTGCTGGATCCACGCTCGACGATCAGGGAGAGCTGA
- a CDS encoding ABC transporter substrate-binding protein produces the protein MKSILAVTAAGVLTLTLAACGGGGSSGGTSGSQALADGKTFTMALRGDPGNLDPQFTSLSITLATDRFLYDSLLNIDPNGGLVAGLADKWQGTTTKATFSLRKGVTCSDGTPLTAGDVAANINFVGDAKNASTRIGLYVPAGAKATADDAAGTVTVTSPTPDAFLTHNLGALQIVCRQGMKNRGLLKQGADGTGMYKLTEAVSGDHYTLTRRKDYAWGPGAWRTGQHGLPDRVVFKIVTSETTATNLLLSRQVNAVQLAGADRQRLTAAKTFRRDVVAPLGELWFNEKAGFPGADETVRRALTQALDLGQLGQVVTSGTGQPATGLVAPGMGPCKQQPIASSLPAHDMNAARSALDAAGWTAGAGGVRAKDGRKLSIAFYYSTSLGPAMQAGAELVQKTWKAIGVDVSLKGVTDTETGRLIAGGQGAWNATILPLGLTLPSEAVPFLSGPTPPNGTNFAGIKNAGYLAGVKAASAVEGAAGCDKWTAAEKALYEHVDLVPFVDSVAPIFGQGARFDLVEGNVAPSSIRMLG, from the coding sequence ATGAAATCCATACTGGCCGTCACGGCGGCGGGCGTGCTCACACTGACCCTGGCCGCCTGCGGCGGTGGCGGGAGTTCCGGGGGGACCTCCGGCAGCCAGGCCCTGGCCGACGGCAAGACGTTCACCATGGCGCTGCGCGGGGACCCCGGCAACCTCGATCCGCAGTTCACCTCGCTGTCGATCACTCTGGCGACGGATCGCTTCCTTTACGACTCCCTGCTCAACATCGACCCGAACGGCGGATTGGTCGCCGGACTCGCCGACAAATGGCAGGGCACGACGACCAAGGCGACGTTCAGCCTCCGTAAGGGCGTCACCTGTTCCGACGGCACTCCGCTGACCGCCGGCGACGTCGCGGCGAACATCAACTTCGTCGGCGACGCCAAGAACGCCTCGACCCGGATCGGCCTGTACGTGCCGGCGGGAGCGAAGGCCACCGCGGACGACGCGGCCGGCACGGTGACGGTCACCTCCCCGACGCCGGACGCGTTCCTGACCCACAATCTCGGCGCGCTGCAGATCGTGTGCCGCCAGGGAATGAAGAACCGCGGCCTGCTCAAGCAGGGCGCCGACGGCACCGGGATGTACAAGCTGACCGAGGCGGTCTCCGGCGACCACTACACGCTGACCCGGCGCAAGGACTACGCGTGGGGGCCGGGCGCCTGGCGGACCGGGCAGCACGGGCTGCCGGACCGCGTGGTGTTCAAGATCGTCACCAGCGAGACCACGGCCACGAACCTGTTGCTCTCCCGTCAGGTCAACGCCGTGCAGCTGGCCGGGGCGGACCGGCAGCGCCTGACGGCCGCCAAGACGTTCAGGCGGGACGTCGTCGCACCACTGGGCGAGCTGTGGTTCAACGAGAAGGCCGGGTTCCCCGGAGCGGACGAGACCGTACGGCGAGCGCTGACGCAGGCACTGGACCTCGGCCAGCTCGGCCAGGTGGTGACGAGCGGCACCGGGCAGCCGGCCACCGGCCTGGTCGCGCCCGGCATGGGCCCGTGTAAGCAGCAGCCGATCGCCTCGAGTCTGCCCGCCCATGACATGAACGCGGCCCGATCGGCCCTCGACGCCGCCGGCTGGACGGCCGGCGCAGGCGGCGTCCGGGCCAAGGACGGCCGGAAACTGTCCATCGCGTTCTACTACTCCACCAGTCTCGGCCCGGCGATGCAGGCGGGCGCCGAACTGGTGCAGAAGACCTGGAAGGCCATCGGGGTGGACGTCTCGCTCAAGGGCGTGACGGACACCGAGACGGGGCGGCTCATCGCCGGTGGGCAGGGCGCGTGGAACGCCACCATCCTCCCGCTCGGCCTCACGCTGCCCAGTGAGGCGGTTCCCTTCCTGTCCGGCCCGACGCCGCCGAACGGCACCAACTTCGCCGGCATCAAGAACGCCGGCTACCTGGCCGGGGTCAAGGCGGCGTCGGCGGTCGAGGGCGCGGCCGGCTGCGACAAGTGGACCGCGGCGGAGAAGGCGCTGTACGAGCACGTCGACCTGGTGCCGTTCGTCGACTCTGTGGCTCCGATCTTCGGGCAGGGCGCCCGGTTCGACCTGGTCGAGGGCAACGTCGCGCCCAGCTCGATCCGCATGCTCGGCTGA
- a CDS encoding MarR family winged helix-turn-helix transcriptional regulator: MSEYAVERARQIFQARQSGQIRPQRRTAADTRTEPGAAPGGDARAGELIGTLHLLHSRLRQLDGWLREEHRLNLTEMHVLSMIPAAPSGGRTAGRGDAAARLASEVGLSPSGLTRLVDRLVTRGLLARVDDVWDGRVTHLVLTEQGQAVRDAVLPRAVEHIRDSCDDGRMPLERLGEVAALPRSVWRPEGIRDRRS; the protein is encoded by the coding sequence ATGAGTGAGTACGCGGTCGAGCGCGCACGGCAGATCTTTCAGGCCCGGCAGAGCGGGCAGATTCGACCGCAGCGGCGCACGGCCGCGGACACGCGGACCGAACCGGGCGCGGCACCGGGCGGCGACGCACGGGCCGGCGAGCTCATCGGCACGCTGCACCTCCTGCACTCGCGGCTCCGGCAGCTGGACGGGTGGCTGCGTGAGGAGCATCGGCTCAACCTCACCGAGATGCATGTCCTCTCGATGATCCCGGCCGCCCCGTCTGGCGGGCGGACGGCCGGCCGCGGCGACGCGGCGGCACGGCTGGCGAGTGAGGTGGGGCTCTCGCCCAGCGGGCTGACCCGTCTCGTGGACCGCCTGGTGACGCGCGGTCTGCTGGCCAGAGTGGACGACGTCTGGGACGGGCGCGTCACGCACCTCGTGCTGACCGAACAGGGGCAGGCGGTACGCGACGCCGTACTTCCCCGTGCCGTCGAGCACATCCGCGACAGCTGCGACGACGGCCGGATGCCGCTGGAGCGACTGGGCGAAGTGGCCGCGCTGCCCCGATCCGTGTGGCGGCCGGAGGGCATCCGCGACCGGCGATCGTGA
- a CDS encoding type 1 glutamine amidotransferase yields MGLRIVEVDGASAPGSPDGFDAVVLLGGRFLPDDDRAAPWLPAERELARRAVARGVPLLGICLGAQVLAAATGGTVRGCHGSPERGSCRVSLRGEAGTDPLFAGLPGEFRVIQNHRDQITGLPPGAVRLAESEACPVQAFRVGERAWGVQFHPEAGADRLGQWDESALADAGLDLRVLRAEADKAEPESARHARRLAANFASVVRGAAHEPSGFAVGDREGSP; encoded by the coding sequence ATGGGGCTGCGGATCGTGGAGGTCGACGGTGCTTCGGCCCCCGGCTCGCCGGACGGCTTCGACGCGGTGGTCCTGCTCGGCGGCCGTTTCCTGCCCGACGACGACCGTGCGGCCCCCTGGCTGCCGGCGGAACGTGAGCTCGCCCGGCGCGCGGTGGCCCGAGGTGTCCCGCTGCTGGGCATCTGCCTGGGCGCCCAGGTGCTCGCCGCGGCGACGGGAGGCACGGTGCGCGGATGCCACGGCTCGCCGGAGCGTGGGTCGTGTCGCGTCTCGCTGCGCGGCGAGGCCGGAACCGACCCGCTGTTCGCGGGCCTGCCGGGCGAGTTCCGCGTCATCCAGAACCACCGCGACCAGATCACCGGGCTTCCGCCCGGCGCCGTCCGGCTCGCCGAGAGCGAAGCCTGCCCGGTGCAGGCGTTCCGCGTGGGGGAGCGGGCCTGGGGCGTGCAGTTCCACCCGGAGGCCGGTGCCGACCGGCTCGGCCAATGGGACGAGTCCGCCCTGGCCGACGCCGGGCTGGACCTGCGCGTGCTCCGCGCCGAGGCCGACAAGGCCGAGCCGGAGTCGGCACGCCACGCGCGGCGCCTCGCGGCCAACTTCGCGAGCGTCGTACGCGGGGCCGCCCACGAGCCCTCCGGCTTCGCCGTGGGCGACCGTGAGGGTTCGCCCTAG